A segment of the Carya illinoinensis cultivar Pawnee chromosome 1, C.illinoinensisPawnee_v1, whole genome shotgun sequence genome:
gagatgggataaatgattcccactgcgagtagcttaagcacttcctttttcacgacttccttcatggtaggattgagcctacgttgagcatcacgaactggtttagcatcgtcttcaagatggattctatgggtacatacagcggcatcaatgcctttgatgtcggctattgtccaaccaattgcgcctcgatactttcttaatacttcaatcaactgggcttcatccttctgatttagctttgaggaaatcaccaccggaaaagttccttcttcaggtccaagaaacgcatactttaaatcttgaggaagtggtttcagttccaactgaggaacttcttcctctgaagatctaagtatgtctggtggtggtaaagcttcaaactggggtttccatcttgctcccgcaaattgtacttcaagtggtaaagatgaatctgcaaaacaatcaaaaaaatcatagtcatcttcatcaatatgatcaattttctcatcaagtaaaaattcaggtgtctgaaaaatataatcatcatcagaaaaaggagaagttgagcaaataaaatctgttggtgtcaaactctccacagcattcaaatcacttgtgtcatccaaatgtgctggcatcttgcaagcattgaaaacgttcaactcaagtgccatgttcccaaaggtaagcttcaaaactccacttctgcaattgatcaaagcatttgatgtagctagaaatggtcttcctaggatgacaggagcttggtaaatagtggagaccggctgctgcatgtcaagaaccacaaaatctactgggtagaatttgtccacctggaccaacacgtcttctacaatacccctcggtaccttaactgatctgtcggccagctgtagcatgatggaggtctttttcagctcacccaatctcAACTGCTCATagactgagaacggtagcaagttcacactactccccaaatcaagtaaagctctcccaattcgtgattcaccaatcataatggagatgttgggagagccgggatctccaaacttctgaggagtctcgctcaatatcaatgcactaacttgctccgttaggaaggctttattcttcacattcagcttcctcttcaccgtgcacaagtccttaaaaaattttgcatatgaagccacttgttgtatggcatccaagagtggaatattgattttcacttgcttgaaaatcttttgaatctccgtgtgatacttattctttttgccagctgccaatctttgaggatagggtaccacaggttggtatcccttactagtttcagcatctgcactcacaggcttcttctgttctggtctcgccacctctggttctttttcagcttcatctgTCTCTTCTGCATCTTTAGGTataggagcaattacctctgtgtctatggtcatctcaggtcgggaaatttccttcccacttctcaaagtaagaacaacTTTTgttgtctcaataacgtctcctgagacattatgcacttgatgttgttgttgtctgtatgcTTGAGGATcaggctgaggctgtgcaggaaatttccctttctctagggtgctcaaggttgtgctcatcttattaacagtgccacgcaactcatttatggcctgagtattttgattatttgtggtggcttgaatctgcatgaattgctgaagtgtattggctatctgtgccatactgtcatctagagtcttctttgcagatgatgaaggctgaggaccTTGTGCAGCTActtgaggctgaaatccaggaggagctacataaggatagctctgaggattttgatatggcggatactggtgctgaggagcaccttgattaaatggctgctgctgaggtggtggggaccgaccaggctgatcatttctccatgagaaatttgggtgatttctccaccccggattatatgtgttggagaaaggttgattctgtgctcgattgacccagttggttgattgtattggctcagacacaccttcttgaaatactggcataatcgggcagtcttgggtcttatggtttgaatcagcacatatagaacatgcctctgctactttcgaagcctttaccttttccatctccatgacctccattcttctagtcaatgcagatattcgggcttgaacatccgtGTCTCCTTtgagctcatatctgccccctccagaaatagccctcagtggctgtgctgttaatggaactcgatcagtacgagtattccattgttgtgcgctctcagcaaggtagtcaaaaaatgataatgcttcatcaggttctttgctgaagaactccccattgcacattgtttgaacaaattgcttgcattccggagtgagaccagtgtaaaagtagctcaccagcctccagaattcaaaaccatgatgtggacaaatgttcaccaaatccttaaatttctcccaactggcctgaaaggtctcatcaggtctttgattgaactggctgatctgctcctgcaaaaattgagttctctgaaaaggaaaaaatttctgtaagaattcacgttgcatgtcagaccaactagaaatggaattaggtctcaaagagttaaaccatatcttcgctttatcctttaaagaaaaaggaaataaacgaagtctaatgaattcatcagtaacaaccctagtgataaaagtagcacaagccagctcaaaatccgtcaagtgctggtaaggactctcagaatccatcccgtggaactgaggtatcaccgACATCATGCCATacttgatagagaaattaggtgcattttcaggtaaaattatgcatgaaggtgtagtggtacgagtgggttgcagATAGTCCTTAAgcgtgcgtggtgcaggtgcagccatgttttctgattcaatttcaatttcgtcacctggctcactcaaagaaaagacagacgagctatcgatctccaagctgtgtatactactctcaacactcgatgtgactctaaacaacctatttgaagtgtctcttacccatgacatgaaacatcaatctaatatggtagagatgagtggttgatgcagatgagatgagtaaccagagataatatgataaaaaaataaaataaaataacaagtttaaatttaagttagacaacttatccccggcaacggcgccaaaaacttgactcactcaaaaatgagtagcactaatgctatcccaagtgcaggaggatgtcgtgtaataattaggaataaattcctagattgtctcctcagggaaaagttgcttaaaattaaacttgttgaaaaaatgtgaaaaacttcacaaagagaaaataatatgatggtatatgcaatggatgaaatagggtactagtcatggactagattcatgtcttttgaattttgtgGGATTGGAATGTATaggacttataaattaaactcagaaattaataaaactaaattaagcattaaactaaattagaaagtaatcgacaaaacatgaacggaaaatttaaaatgcccaaaactaatattctagaattcatctttgtaattaaattacgaattctcaaaataacatataacagttgtaattactattaaatgaaaacttaaagaagtaagaaaaataaataacacgaaataagtaaacaaaaacttaaaagtattctataaactttaaactgaagttaaataaaatagggaacgaaaaatctaaacaaaaacgtcctttcacgattcgattgaaattcgaatcgaaaaggaacaatttcttacgtatcactcttgaaaattaatctctaaacctttaataaaaactctataacaattcctctactcttcaggtatgatattcagaaaaatcaaaaacaaaaacaaaagcttaaaatcaaatctttcttgcaataaattaaagtaacacaattaatttagaacttctaaaacaattccttttattgtatgaaacaaactagtaatgaaacaaactagaaatgaaacaaactaataatgaaacaaactagtgatgaaacaaactagaattaaaacaaactagtaacttaatggaaattaaggtattacactcaatgaaatacaattctagaacaaatattaatgcactaaaaaaaaatgataaaagaacaaagctttgaaacttaaaagaagaaacaaaatttcttaaaacaaaaaggagctaattctttcaagtaaatagcagaaaattatgtgttgacaagtgtttttctaagattgagttgtcctcaattgtACTCAATTGTACTCTCCAATGTTTTTTCTAAGTTTCGGTTGTGCACCTCcttttatagccaaaaatcttggctacttcatctctcattcaattggttttgcattcacacccaacaaccaagtcttcaatCATGCTTTCACATTCATTTTCGGCCACTtgcttcctctttctttattttgtgtcctgcattgcattcctcttcctTTTTCCGTGTCTTCCATTccattcctcttcaattattttattcaattggtttagtaattcaaaccaaacaacaaagtccaacatgcctaactcttgcctaactcttgcctaactttTGCCTAACTCTTTGTTCAATTTCTTCATTGCCGACTtcctcattttatttcttcaatttgttattcaatttcagcacatgtttcttcattcacctactgctttgaccggtccaaattccctcacaattcattccagcaCATGTCTCATTCATTCACCTACACGGCTCCTTCCTTTGATTTCATGGTTAGGCACggcttcttcctttgatttcttCATGGTTAGGCACGGCTTCTTCTCTTGATTTCTTCATGGTTAGGCACGGCTTCTTCTCTTGAtttcttcatccagcaatatatatatataaatagctgccccaagttgcaaattcattcctccaatcaatttcagccgaaattcatcacatgttcttcATTGATTTACACGGCTACTTCCTTTCAATTTCCACACatgtttcttcattctttatacATGACAAGCCTCAATGAATTTCCACCGATTTCTCtcatcttattcaattcaaaccaagcaccttttacttttatttttatttttcttttccagccCCACATGTCTTCATGTTCACTAGCTAtctcttgcattcacacctccagaaaattcaaatgccgaattgttaaagaaaaaggcaagatGAGTAGGGCTGGTTCTTGGTGAGAGGTTGCCGAGTGGATGATTGATGAGAGTGACTTgagttgagttggtgggatgaagtgcatatggcactcttcaagaggtggtcaacaattcaatatatctttccatgccatgtgtataggacctacaagccaaaattcattgttttgagtcatgcatgcgttaatgacaaaaaaatttaacatatggatcacacacaaaatttatctcatactaagctttctaaataaaatatgcatatgaataaacattatccaattatatctcaagttataaaattaagcataaactcatgctattaatcaatttaaatcataacttgcatttattcttattaatcatttttccatttaaaaccaataataatgtcatgatgaatttaaaatacattggttttaaatagtaaaaatgtgcaatattccAGCTCAATCAGTGCCCttctgctgtatgccttgatcaatggtgtctccattgatctaggaagtcttttgtgtcgggttatCATTAAGGCGcatcggtcctccaaaacacgaACTGGTTTGCCCTTGCCGTGTCTAATCACCCGACtagctctctcccaatctgttgagttccatcctcaggagcctagaattgcacttaaggcccctattggtcgtaggacggtccagctgagtcgtgctcacaccactccacaccctctccgtgttgagcatcctcccgctccctcctctcagcgTTCGAGCTCCCGACCATCCAGTTCTCAGCCGTCTCCCTCGGCTCCATCTAGCTCTCAGCCATCTTTCTCGgcccccggttcgtcggagcccagtcttcagcaggtacttgagtatctagctcgccttgacgcccggttcgacaaccttgaggtgaaagttgataacctacaacaacttgtgactcaacgcttcaacgacatcgagaggcagctcaatgaggatgatgaggataccgatggtgatgattgagacccttggcctcttgtgacaaaaagggggagatattgttgaggggttgagggggagtagtacgGTAGTactaactcagggggagtgttacttgtacaaacatctttttgttttgggggaacagcagcttttggttatttttgttggtttatatttcttgttagctactgattgtttgactaatgtttcttgaactcctgatttgttgcttaatgaagtatttcttttctaattatgatttgatttgagaattatgatttgagaattgcaaatacgtttttgtgcatatgtgaatgggtatgtttaaccgtttgctaagcgtgtgcagaaatatttcaacatgttcaagaatatggatctagttgggtgtgctaggattaggtcatgtgtataggttagaggttttgtcacagaaatgccaaagggggagattgttgagggaaaaatgagcgtattggcatattcttgtgaaaacctgtgtaaaatagtgttgtaacaagtgttgttgcggaaagcttgaagtgtgctcattattggtcaaaggaagcgacttcgctcgacagagcgctcgagcgaacttgggcagattgcaccgctcgatcCTCGCTCGACatgcagctcgagcgaactcaggcagattcaaccgctcgaccctcgctcgacatacagcaaGCGCGAACCCAGGCaaagtgtgtcgctcgaccctcgctcaacacttagctcgagcgaactcaggcaggttcaaccgctcgaccctcgctcgacatacagctcgagcgaacccaggcagagtgtgtcgctcgaccctcgctcgacacttagctcgagcgaacttaggtagatttcggcgctcgaccttcgctcgagccaatgttccagatcacttacaatgtagggttttgaacgcctcattttgatgggaactataaatagaacagcttagTTTCTGTTctagtgtggagaatcagagcaaaaaccctaagggcctccaagaacttcttagagcaacctctcctccatttggttgattctctcttggataaacacgtctccaccacaacatacacaaaatcaactcttacttgagtccattgaagtggacatttttgttggccggaagagtccagagctgccgttgatgcagagatcgagaggttctcgtgggaagctataggaaggtcggagttccgacactacatgcgtgtagagatcgagtgggtcactcgtggtgttgcaagccgagtttagctactacaaaggttttgtgagtgtctctaaattggttgtaacaaactaaaatttctatagtggatttgaggtggtgtcttacacccggagtggttttagattttgaagacgttcttcaaatgagtttccactccgtgaacaaaatcatgtgttgattatttgtgttatttaattcttttattaactgcttatttgatttattttcaaaagaccttaaaaattagattacacctattcaccccccctctaggtgtagtgttgtgtaaaaccactgctttttcaaaagTCTTGAGAGAACTAGAAGGGAGAGCCCGTAAATGCTATGCAGAATGCATTGGCCAGACCAAAGATgaatttgtagaaatgatgttaCTTGATGGTTGTTTCATCATTGAGCTGTTCCGTAAGTGCAAGGGGTTGAGTCCAAGGGATGATCATGATCCAATCTTCCAAATCGATTGGATGCTTAACGCAGTAGAAGTCGATCTActgttatttgaaaatcaacttCCATACTTTGTTCTTGATAAATTGTTTGAGATCAGTAGCCAGACGCCAATCCCCAACCGATCAGGACATTCTGGAGAACAAATTGGCGATATTGAACAGAAATATGAAATTAGTCGTTATAAAAGTTCAACCTCTACAGATCAAGTTATACGACTTCACGATATTGCCATTCATGTTTTCCCTGACAACATAAGATTATCGGAATTGAATGTTGGACACTCAAGTCATCGTTTAACCGAAAAGAGTAAGATTCCACTTCTTGATACGTTTATCAATGTTCCACTCGATGAGCATGGAAAGGTGCTTCATGTTGAGAATGAAAAGGTGCTTCATGATGAGTATGAAAGGGTGCGAAGCAAATTAAGCAACGCAGATTTTAAGCATCTACTTGATTATATGATGCATACAATAATCAAGTTCTTAGCACTTGATACAGAACTAAATCATGTCAAAGAAAGTCAAGAGGTTGGAGTCAAATTCAAGAAGGGAGTGATATTTAAGCATTTATTTGGCTTGATGCGTAGTTTTGTTAGTCCTTCAGTTGCAGAAATGGAAAAGAAGGGAGTGATATTTAAGCATTTATCTGGGCTGATGCGTAGTTTTGTTAGTCCTTCAGTTGCAGAAATGGAAAAGATCAA
Coding sequences within it:
- the LOC122316458 gene encoding uncharacterized protein LOC122316458, translated to MDGDALSTRIKAIDEKLDGLTPINAEEKFIFKVHEELLQVNEKAYKPTLLAIGPYNDHGKVCRGLMEEHKLRYLKQMRDTRNDRSVKEYFKVLRELEGRARKCYAECIGQTKDEFVEMMLLDGCFIIELFRKCKGLSPRDDHDPIFQIDWMLNAVEVDLLLFENQLPYFVLDKLFEISSQTPIPNRSGHSGEQIGDIEQKYEISRYKSSTSTDQVIRLHDIAIHVFPDNIRLSELNVGHSSHRLTEKSKIPLLDTFINVPLDEHGKVLHVENEKVLHDEYERVRSKLSNADFKHLLDYMMHTIIKFLALDTELNHVKESQEVGVKFKKGVIFKHLFGLMRSFVSPSVAEMEKKGVIFKHLSGLMRSFVSPSVAEMEKIKKGVNKKSTSDTKKQHEYGYGFNKVIPNATDLQDRGVKFKKAKKGTAFAM